DNA from Pseudomonas putida:
GGTGCTTCGATCAGGGTCAGCTCGGTGTGGGCCTGCAGACGCTGCATGAGGTCATCGGACAGGCGTTTGTAGAGGACGATGCGTTTCTTCATGGTGGGATCCTATTGACTCGGAGCCAGGCGCGAGCGCTGCACCTGTTGCGAAGGGTTGAGAACGGCGGTCAGGGCCACGGCCACCAGCAGCGCGCCGCACATGAACAGGTAGGAAGCACCGGGGCCGCCGGTGGCGCCGTTGAGATAGCCCACCAGCCAGGAGCCAGAGAAAGATCCCAAGGCCCCCATGCTGTTGATCAGCGCCATGGCACCGCCTGCGACGTTGCTCGGCAGCAACTCCGGGACGATGGCGAAGAACGGGCCATAGGGGGCGTACATGCAGGCGCCGGCAATCACCAGCAGCGCGTAGGACCACCAGAAGTGCTCGGTACCCAGGCTGTAGGAGCCATAGAAGGCCAGCGCGGCGATCAACAGCGGCGGCCAGACGAAGCGTTTGCGCTTTTGTATGCGGTCCGAGGCCCAGGAGACGCCCACCATGGCCAGCACTGCGCCCAAGTACGGCACCGCCGACAGCCAGCCGGCAGTGACAATGTCCAATGCCGCGGCCTGCTTGAGGATCGAGGGCAGCCACAGCACGAAGCCGTAGACCCCGATGCTCCAGCAGAAGTACTGCAACGAGAGGATGATCACCTTGGGCGAGCGGAACGCTTCGCGGTAGTTTTTCACCGGCTTGATGCCCTGCTGTTCGGCGGCCAGGGCCTCGCGCAAGGCGGCCTTGTCTTGCTCGGCCAGCCATTTGGCCTGTTCCGGGCGATCGTCGACCAGGCGCCACCAGATGAACGCCCAGAGCACGGCAGGCAATCCTTCGATAATGAACATCCAGCGCCAGTCGAAGTGCTTGACCAGATAACCGGAGACCACTGACATCCAGAGAATGGTCACCGGGTTGCCGAGGATCAGAAACGTATTGGCCCGCGAGCGCTCGGCCCGGGTGAACCAGTGGCAGAGGTAGATCAGCATGGCCGGCATCACCGCCGCTTCGACCACGCCCAACAAGAAGCGGATGCCGATCAGCAGGTAGACGTCCTGGACCATCCCTGTGAGCGTCGCCAGCCCACCCCAGAGGATCAGGCTGACGAAGATCAGCTTCTTCACACTGCGCTTTTCGGCATAGATGGCGCCGGGAACCTGGAAGAAGAAATAACCGAGAAAGAACAGCGCCCCCAACAGCGACGACAGGGCCGGGGTGATATGCAGGTCATCGGCCATGCCTGAGGCTGCGGCGAAACCATAGTTGGCGCGGTCCAGGTAGGCGAGGCTGTAGGTGATGAAGACGATTGGCATGATGTACCACCAACGCCGCGGAGCAATTCGGTCGATCTGCATGGTGTATCTCCTGAGCTTTTTGTTCTTGTTGCAACAGGTGCCGGCCAGGCCGGCTGGTTCGGTCGTCATGCGCTCGCGCGCGTCTCGAAGGTGTCCAGCTCAAAGCGTTGCGGCAGCCCTTCCATGTCACCGCGCGATTGCACCGCGCGGCTGCCGCACCAGTTGCCTCGCGCCACGGCATGACGCAGGTCGAGGCCTTCGAGCAGGGCGCTGATCACGCCGACGGCAAAGGCGTCACCCGCCCCCACCGTATCCACCACCTGGGCCACCGGCTGCGGCGCCACGATGCCCTCGGCGCCCTCGGCATCGCGGTAATACGCACCTTGCGCCCCAAGTTTGATCGCCACTCGCTGCACGCCGTGCTCCAGGTAGAAGCCTGCGATGGCCTCCGGTGACCGCCGGCCGGTGAGCACACGCCCCTCCTCCAACCCCGGCAGCACCCAGTCGGCCTTGACCGCCAGGGCGTTGATTTCCTGCACCATGGTCCGCACGTTCGGCCACAGCGACGGGCGTAGGTTCGGGTCGAAGGAAATACTCCGCCCACAGGCACGCATGGCATCTAGCAAGCGATGGGAAAGTTCGCGGCAAGACGCCGACAACGCTGGCGGAATCCCCGTGGCATGCAGGTGCCGCGCTTTGAGCAGGCTTGGCCGTAGCACAGCGGGTGACAGGCGACTGGCCGCAGAACCGCGACGGAAGTACTCGACCTGAGGATCCAGCCCATCGTCGCAGCGGGCCTTGAGCTGAAAACCTGTGGGGTGTTCAGGATCGATTTCGACGTCGTCACAGCTCAGGCCCTCGCGGCGCAGGCTGGCGAGCACGAAGGCACCGAGAGAATCAGCGCCTACCCGGCTCAGCCAGTTCACTTGCAACCCCAGGCGCGCCAAGCCGATGGCCACATTGCTGTCGGCCCCCGCGATGCGTTTGCCGAACCCCACGGCCTGGGCCAGCTCGCCGCATTGCTCGGCCACGAACATGGCCATGGTTTCACCGAAGCAGAGCACGTCCAGATCAGCCATGGCACACCTCCACCTCGAGCGCGGCCAGCTGTGCCACCTGTTCGCGGGTGAACGCCAGCAAATCGTCACTGACCAGGGGGTACTCGATGGCGCGCGGCACACCCGGGGCGAAACAGCGCATCAGCTCGCGCCAATGGGCCAGGTCGCTCGCCTGCGGAGGAACCGCCGCCAGTTGACCATCCTTACGGCGCTCGACGGCCTTGCAGTGCACGTAACGGACCCAAGGCCCGAAGGCCCGCGCTGCCTGCAGGGGTGACTCGTCCTGCCAGTGCCAGTTGCCGATGTCGAAGGTCATGCCCAGCGCCAGGCCCTGGTTGGCGGCGCGCTGGAAGAAGTCCAGCAACGGCTGCAGGCGCCCGCCTTGAACGGTCTGGTCGTTCTCCACGAACAGCGCTGTCCCCTGCACCAGCAGTGGGCGCAGTGCCTCGAGGTCGCAGTGGTCGTGATAGTGGCCAAGGGAAACCTTCAGCGCCACAGCGCCAACCTGACAGGCCAATTGCAGCCGCGCGGCCACCTCCGGCTCCAGGCTGCCATCCTCGCGCCACAGTTCCAGCGGCGTGGAGAACAGGCTCTCCAGCCCCAGCGCACCGCTGGCATTGGCGAGTTCAGCGGCATCGGGCCATGCCTCGAACAACTCCTCACGCCACTCCACGCGACGCGCGCCGGCCGCAGCCAGCAGAGGCAGGTAAGCGACCTGGCCTTGGCGCCTTACGGTATCGGCGCCAAAGCTCGACAGGCTGATGGAAACAGGGTTCGCGTACATTGTCGTTGTCCTTGTTCTTGTCGAATGAAACCGGTTTCATTTGCAGGTAAAAAACAGCGCGACACGCTGGCCACGCTGCTTTTCAATCAATCAGGCGACTGGAGCCTCGAACGATGAGTTCAGCCCGCAGGTCCAGGCGACGGGCGGGTAACTGGCTGCCTTGCATGCGTTCCAGCAGGCACTGGAATGCAGCAGCACCAATGCGCTCGGTGGGCTGGGCCAGGGCAGTGATACCGCTCCCGACCAAGGGGTACCAGTCCAGATCATCGAGGGCGACCAGGCCCAGCTTCTGGAACGGATGCTCGCCCCGCCCATGCAGATGCCGCATGACCTCGAGGGTCGCCACGCCGTTGCAACTGAACAGCGCCTGCGGGCCATGGCCAGTACCCGCCAGAAACCCTGCCAACTGTTCTGGCAGGCGGCAGCTCACTTCCAGAACCTGCCCGCGAAGACCAGGGCGCCGAGCGATGGACGCCTGGAACGCAGATACCCTCTCCTGACGCGAACTGGTGCCATCGAGCGGTTCGGTGACCGCCAGAATGTCGCGATACCCCTGCCCCTGCAGGTGCTCCAATGCTTGTTCGACGGCATCGGCGTTGTCCAGGCCCACCAGGTCGGTCTGCAGCTCCGCCAGTTGACGGTCCACCAGCACCATCGGCAGTTCGCGGCCCAGGCTGGCCAATTCGCCCGCGTGGTGGCCGAGGGTGTTCACGATCAGGCCATCGACGTTGTACGACTGAAGCGCCTGCAAATGCAGACACTCCTGTTCGTCATCGCAATCGGTATTGCACACCACCAGGCTATAGCCATGCTGGCGGCACGCCAGTTCGACGCCATGCATCACCGCCACGGAATAAGGGTTGCGGATATCGGCCAGGAGCATGCCGATCAAGCCCGTACGGCCCCGCTTGAGCGCGCTGGCCATGCGGTTGGGGCGATAACCGAGTCGCTCGATCACAGCCTCGATACGCTGGGCGGTGGCCTCGGCGAGCAATTGCCGGTCGCCGCCGATGTAGCGCGAGACCGTGGCTTTGGAAACGCCGGCAGCCTGGGCCACCTCGCTGATGGTGACCCGCCCCCGGGCAGGCGCATGCATCTTGTTCACCCTATGACCTTCTTGTCTGTACTTATGGGCAGGGTTATGAAAACGGTTTCAATAAAACAGGGATACGGAATTTCGTCAATCGAAAATCCCTAGCCCGATGGCTGGATGGAAGATGGGTTATCAGGTTGAAGAGCGAGAACGGTAATGAAAGCATTACCAGAAGATGGCGTCCCCGGCAGGAATCGAACCTGCATCAAGGCCTTAGGAGGGCCCCGTTCTATCCATTAAACTACGAGGACGGATAGGCCGGACTCCCGCGCTAGGGAGTTCCGCTTGTGACGCTTCGCGACAGCCAGGACGGCGCATGAAGCGGCGAGCATCTTAACCAGCACTCGACCGTTTGTCATGCCTGAATCGGCTTTTTGGCCGTAGCCCTTTTCGACAACGACAGCCTGGATAAGACCTGCGGATCGCCGCTCGCAGACCGATGCGCCTAGACAGCCGGGGCCATCCCCCCCTTCTCGATCACCCCCTCCTCGGTCAGCAGATGCAACAAAGCCTCAACGGTGTCAGCCAGGGACGTCGAGTTGTCCAGCACGTGCACGCCCTGGGTATCACCGATCTGCAGCAAGGCGTTGCGCGCCAGGCGCTGCTCGATCTGCTCTGCCGTCTCTCTTCCTCTGGCCAGCAAGCGCTGACGCAGCACCTGTGGCGCCACCTCCAGGCGAATCGCCAGCAGATGCGGGTAGCGCCGCCGCGCCTCCGGCAGATAGCCCCGAGATCCATTGACCAGGACATGACGCCCACTGGACAGCCATTCATTCACCTGCACCGGGATACCGTATTGCAGGCCGTTGGCCTGCCAATGCATGGCAAACGCCCCGCTCTCGCGCATCTGCTCGAACGCTTCGGGGCTGACGCCATGGGCAGCCTCCCCTCTGGATTCGGCCGAACGGGTGATGACGCGCCTGGCGACTTCAACGCCGTTTTCCAGTAATTGCGTACGCGCAGCATCAATCAGGGAATCTTTTCCCGATCCAGACGGTCCTATCAGAAATATCAGGCGACCGCCCAACCGGGACGCACCGCTTGCGTCATGTCGCATAGCCACTATGCTCAAATGAGGGAACCTGCGTATTTTAAGGATTTTCTATGGCCATTGCTGACTTTTGACAGATTTTGACGGCAACAATCTGACAGCCGTGCATCTCGAAAAAAGCAAAACTTTTCAAACCAGTACTCATTTCTGATAATTGGTACTGGCAAAAAGCCTTTATTCGGATCACTATTTGTCACAGAATTGACGCCAATGAAACGGCGGCCATAGGGCAAGATGAGCACCCAGAATGAGAACCCGGTTGAACATTTTGTCGCCGTCACGGTCGTAGCCACCACCGTGCGGCCAATTTGAGAACCGCTTCCCCTGAACCAGAAAAACCGGTCAATGTATATGCGCCCAATGAAACAGGCTATCTATTCAAGCCGCACCGCTGACAAGTTCGTCGTCCGCCTGCCAGACGGAATGCGTGAGCGCATTGCCGAGGTAGCGCGCAACCACCACCGCAGCATGAACTCCG
Protein-coding regions in this window:
- a CDS encoding LacI family DNA-binding transcriptional regulator is translated as MHAPARGRVTISEVAQAAGVSKATVSRYIGGDRQLLAEATAQRIEAVIERLGYRPNRMASALKRGRTGLIGMLLADIRNPYSVAVMHGVELACRQHGYSLVVCNTDCDDEQECLHLQALQSYNVDGLIVNTLGHHAGELASLGRELPMVLVDRQLAELQTDLVGLDNADAVEQALEHLQGQGYRDILAVTEPLDGTSSRQERVSAFQASIARRPGLRGQVLEVSCRLPEQLAGFLAGTGHGPQALFSCNGVATLEVMRHLHGRGEHPFQKLGLVALDDLDWYPLVGSGITALAQPTERIGAAAFQCLLERMQGSQLPARRLDLRAELIVRGSSRLID
- the phnN gene encoding phosphonate metabolism protein/1,5-bisphosphokinase (PRPP-forming) PhnN, encoding MRHDASGASRLGGRLIFLIGPSGSGKDSLIDAARTQLLENGVEVARRVITRSAESRGEAAHGVSPEAFEQMRESGAFAMHWQANGLQYGIPVQVNEWLSSGRHVLVNGSRGYLPEARRRYPHLLAIRLEVAPQVLRQRLLARGRETAEQIEQRLARNALLQIGDTQGVHVLDNSTSLADTVEALLHLLTEEGVIEKGGMAPAV
- a CDS encoding sugar phosphate isomerase/epimerase family protein, which encodes MYANPVSISLSSFGADTVRRQGQVAYLPLLAAAGARRVEWREELFEAWPDAAELANASGALGLESLFSTPLELWREDGSLEPEVAARLQLACQVGAVALKVSLGHYHDHCDLEALRPLLVQGTALFVENDQTVQGGRLQPLLDFFQRAANQGLALGMTFDIGNWHWQDESPLQAARAFGPWVRYVHCKAVERRKDGQLAAVPPQASDLAHWRELMRCFAPGVPRAIEYPLVSDDLLAFTREQVAQLAALEVEVCHG
- a CDS encoding sugar kinase, with product MADLDVLCFGETMAMFVAEQCGELAQAVGFGKRIAGADSNVAIGLARLGLQVNWLSRVGADSLGAFVLASLRREGLSCDDVEIDPEHPTGFQLKARCDDGLDPQVEYFRRGSAASRLSPAVLRPSLLKARHLHATGIPPALSASCRELSHRLLDAMRACGRSISFDPNLRPSLWPNVRTMVQEINALAVKADWVLPGLEEGRVLTGRRSPEAIAGFYLEHGVQRVAIKLGAQGAYYRDAEGAEGIVAPQPVAQVVDTVGAGDAFAVGVISALLEGLDLRHAVARGNWCGSRAVQSRGDMEGLPQRFELDTFETRASA
- a CDS encoding MFS transporter, giving the protein MQIDRIAPRRWWYIMPIVFITYSLAYLDRANYGFAAASGMADDLHITPALSSLLGALFFLGYFFFQVPGAIYAEKRSVKKLIFVSLILWGGLATLTGMVQDVYLLIGIRFLLGVVEAAVMPAMLIYLCHWFTRAERSRANTFLILGNPVTILWMSVVSGYLVKHFDWRWMFIIEGLPAVLWAFIWWRLVDDRPEQAKWLAEQDKAALREALAAEQQGIKPVKNYREAFRSPKVIILSLQYFCWSIGVYGFVLWLPSILKQAAALDIVTAGWLSAVPYLGAVLAMVGVSWASDRIQKRKRFVWPPLLIAALAFYGSYSLGTEHFWWSYALLVIAGACMYAPYGPFFAIVPELLPSNVAGGAMALINSMGALGSFSGSWLVGYLNGATGGPGASYLFMCGALLVAVALTAVLNPSQQVQRSRLAPSQ